The region ACGGCATGATCTTTAAGGCGATTTTTGAAGACGGAACAGAGCTTGTTCAGGATTTTTATTCCGTAGGTGGTGGATTTATTATGAGTCAGGAAAAAAAATCAATCCAGAAACATTGTATCCGTACTTTATATCCTTGTCATAAATCTTCAGATATTGTAAAATATTGTGAAAAACTGGGGCTTAGCAGAATTTCAGATTTAATCCTGATGAATGAAGAAAGTTGGAGAACACAGGAGGAGACAAGAAAGGAAGCGCTTTATATCTGGCAGCAAATTAAAGAATGTATCTATAAAGGGGTCAATAAAGAAGGAATTCTTCCCGGAGGTTTAAATGTAACAAGAAGAGCAGCCGGACTGAACAGAAAATTATTAGGAGATAAAATCTATAAAAATAAAGACGAGTGGTTCCAGCAAGTAGTGGATGCTGAAGAGAATTTCACAAACATCAATAAATGGATCGCTTGTTTTGCATTGGCGGTAAATGAAGAAAATGCAAGCTTCGGAAGAATTATCACGGCACCTACAAACGGAGCAAGTGGAGTAATTCCGGCAGTGTTAATGTATTCGCAGGCTTTCACGGACTCTATAAGCGAAGATGATATTGTAAGATTTTTATTGGTAGCAGGTGAAATTGGAACTTTATTTAAGAAAAATGCGACAATCTCTGCAGCAATGGGAGGTTGTCAGGCAGAAATCGGGGTTTCATCAGCAATGGCTGCGGCTGGTTTAACGGAAATTCTTGGCGGAAGTGTCGGTCAGGTTTTAATGGCAGCGGAAATTGCCATGGAACATCATCTGGGGCTTACCTGCGATCCGATCAAAGGATTGGTTCAGATTCCGTGTATTGAAAGGAATACAATGGGAGCCATAAAAGCTATCACGGCAGCAAATATTGCATTAGAAAGTGACCCTACAAAAGCAAAAGTAACTTTAGATGAGGTGATTCAGACGATGTGGGAAACAGCTTTGGCGATGAGTGACCGTTTTAAAGAGACTTCAGAAGGGGGATTGGCGATTGCGGTGAATGTGCCGGAATGTTAAGAAAATTTTTGACTTAAATAGAAAAAACCTCAGATCTAAGTATCTGAGGTTTTCATTTATTTTTTCTTATTGAATAAAAACTTTCCACCGCCTTGTTCCAGCTGCATTTCTGCTTTTTCGGGAAAGAAAGTCATCTTCAGACCGGCATTGTCAAATTTAAACTGGTCTTTTTCTACATATTCCAAAGGAAATTCAGGTTGTCCTGTTCCCTGTCCGAATAATCCTCCGTTCTTAATGAAGATTTTAAGACCAAGTGGAATATCTTTAGATGAATAATCTCCAACGTATTGTTTTAGCTCAGTTTCTGTAATTTTTGTAGTTGCAAAATTAGGGAGGCTAAATTCTTTATTATAAAGTATACTTAAAATATCAATAGTGAAATTATTGGCTCCGATTCTGTCAGCGTTCAAAGAATAAGAAATTGAAATATCATCTTCACCGTTATAGATCATTAGTGAATTGGTTCCGTAGGTTCCGCCGCTGTGTCCTACAAACATTTTGGAATAAAAAGGAACTAAAGCGAGTCCCATTCCGAATCTGTCCTCTTTAGGCATCATAGCGGAAAGACTTTCTTTAGAGACTATTTTTCCTGCAAAAAGAGCATTAATAATGATATTTAAATTCGTTGGTGCAGTGGCAATATCACCTACACCCACTACATTGTTGAAATCAAAATCTTTTACAGGCTCCCACGCATTGGCATAGCTGTAAGAACTGAAAACATTGGTAGGCTTTTGGCTCACTGTATAAAAGTTCTTTAATTGTAAAGGCTGTGCAAATGTTTCCCTTAAATTATCAGCATAAGATTTTCTGCTGATTTTTTCTAAAATTTTTGTCAGTAAATAATACCCTGAATTGGAATACTGAACTTTTGTCCCCGGTTCAAATAAAGAACCCTGCTCAATAATGTGGTTTATGATCTGCTCTTCAGAAACCTTTTCTGTAAGCCATTTCATGGTATTCTTTCCTGTAACATAATCTCCCAGTCCTGAAGAATGGTGAAGCAATTGTGAAATCGTTATTTTTTCAGCATTCGGAATTTTAGGATAAAACTTTGAAAGCTTATCATTTAGGTCCAATTGTTTTTTCTCAATAAGCTTAAACAGCATCATGGCGGTCATCGATTTTGTGATCGAGCCGATCTGAAAAGTTACTTTATCCTTCTGAGAAAGACCTGTTTCACCAAAATTTCTTTTGTAAATCTCTTTTCCACCTTTGAAAATTGAGATCTCACCTGCTTCAGCATTGTTTTTTTCTAAATAAGAGATGAAATCATCAATTTTACTTAAACTTTGTGATAGGTTATCTGATAATTTTAGAGCTTCAAGTTTTTTGTAATCC is a window of Candidatus Chryseobacterium colombiense DNA encoding:
- a CDS encoding L-serine ammonia-lyase; translated protein: MESISVFEIIKVGIGPSSSHTMGPWNAASAFIRIIKRERSIEEVKEVFVEFFGSLAKTGIGHGTDIAGMLGLSGEDFKTIDTTKIDEKIEKIKTTQILNLGGEKEIPFIYGHHLILNMQKSLDYHPNGMIFKAIFEDGTELVQDFYSVGGGFIMSQEKKSIQKHCIRTLYPCHKSSDIVKYCEKLGLSRISDLILMNEESWRTQEETRKEALYIWQQIKECIYKGVNKEGILPGGLNVTRRAAGLNRKLLGDKIYKNKDEWFQQVVDAEENFTNINKWIACFALAVNEENASFGRIITAPTNGASGVIPAVLMYSQAFTDSISEDDIVRFLLVAGEIGTLFKKNATISAAMGGCQAEIGVSSAMAAAGLTEILGGSVGQVLMAAEIAMEHHLGLTCDPIKGLVQIPCIERNTMGAIKAITAANIALESDPTKAKVTLDEVIQTMWETALAMSDRFKETSEGGLAIAVNVPEC
- a CDS encoding serine hydrolase; its protein translation is MKTKLLFILLLFGIQSIFAQQIVGSWKGELDIEGNKLPFIIHIEKDKNSYKALLDSPAQGAEGIPAEKVSFINNELILDITNANASYKGKLENNTISGNFIQNGKTFPLVLKPYDKKDSKDYKKLEALKLSDNLSQSLSKIDDFISYLEKNNAEAGEISIFKGGKEIYKRNFGETGLSQKDKVTFQIGSITKSMTAMMLFKLIEKKQLDLNDKLSKFYPKIPNAEKITISQLLHHSSGLGDYVTGKNTMKWLTEKVSEEQIINHIIEQGSLFEPGTKVQYSNSGYYLLTKILEKISRKSYADNLRETFAQPLQLKNFYTVSQKPTNVFSSYSYANAWEPVKDFDFNNVVGVGDIATAPTNLNIIINALFAGKIVSKESLSAMMPKEDRFGMGLALVPFYSKMFVGHSGGTYGTNSLMIYNGEDDISISYSLNADRIGANNFTIDILSILYNKEFSLPNFATTKITETELKQYVGDYSSKDIPLGLKIFIKNGGLFGQGTGQPEFPLEYVEKDQFKFDNAGLKMTFFPEKAEMQLEQGGGKFLFNKKK